The Kiritimatiellales bacterium genome segment CGCGGAAAAAAGGGAGAAGTGTTTAAAATTCAGGAACACCTGCCGGTACTGCTCGACCTCTGCCGCGATCTGCTCTCAGAAAACCCGCTCTTTTTACTGTTAAGCTGTCATACACCGGAATATTCCCCAATGACTCTGCAAAACCTGTTAGCACAATGGCTAAAAAACTCCGGCGGCAAAACCGACTGCGGCGAGATGCTCCTCACCGGCAGCGCCGGTGTTATGCCTCTGCCCAGCGGCGCGTTTGCGCGATGGATTGCGTAAGTTGAACTTCATTGTGCTGGCGCCGGCGGTGCCGGCGGCGGAGCCGTTCCGTGGAACTGCCTTTTTTGCAAATTCAATTTCAATGGCAAGTGCATGCAGTTGCCGGTCGATCGGATAGATGCAGAGGTTCAACAATGCAAGCGCGCCGGTTGCCGCAACTTCGGGGGCAGCGGACAAATGTGGAGGAGAAACTCTTCTGTGCCCGCCCGCGCTTGTTGGGCAAAAGTCTGTGTTCGTCCATGTTTTTCATAGGTTCTTCCCGTTGCCAGAATTTTTACCCTGCCGTATGCTCACACCATGAATTTTAATGTTCTTTATCACGACAACCATCTGCTGGCAGTGAATAAACCGGCTGGGCTGCTGACACAGCCGAGCGGAACGGAGCGTACCAGCCTGGAAGACTGCGCAAAGGCATATATCAGGGAAGTCAACAATAAATCCGGCAATGTGTTTCTGCATGCAGTGCACCGTCTTGACCGGGTGGTCAGCGGAGTGGTTTTATTTGCCTGTACCGGCAAAGCGCTGTCGCGGCTGAATGCCGATATGCGTGCGCGCCGGTTTAAAAAACTTTACCATGCCGTTGTGTCCGGCACGCCGCCGGAAGCTGCCGGTTCGCTGTTCCATTATTTACTGCATGGCGATTTTAAAGCGGAAGTTGTCGGAGAAAATCATCCCGGTGCGCGCGAATGCAGGCTGGAGT includes the following:
- a CDS encoding RNA pseudouridine synthase, which translates into the protein MNFNVLYHDNHLLAVNKPAGLLTQPSGTERTSLEDCAKAYIREVNNKSGNVFLHAVHRLDRVVSGVVLFACTGKALSRLNADMRARRFKKLYHAVVSGTPPEAAGSLFHYLLHGDFKAEVVGENHPGARECRLEYRVLQTGGGISLLEIQLHTGRYHQIRAQLAAAGCPVLADGKYGSPDKRSGGTIALHHRQLTVIHPVSKESIVIDAPYPLHFPAVKN